The following coding sequences are from one Tepidamorphus gemmatus window:
- a CDS encoding sensor histidine kinase gives MTAEADQRWQSEEETEAPAGPSSRRGSRLGGYVLDHAFSSLTRRIAILNLAGLVAMVTAILYLNQFREGLIDARVQSLLTQGEIIAGAISASAVADPEALRIDPEMLLKLDQGQSMSPTDEQLGVIEFLINPEKVAPILRRLISPTRTRARIYDRDGVLVLDSRHIFARGQILRYELPPPSSDRPNWFVRAWEDVRLWLRRGDLPLYEEIGPVGGRSYAEVDAALNGSSASIVRVNDKGELIVSVAVPIQRFRAVHGALLLSTEGGDIDAIVAAERLAILRIFLVAAVVTLGLSILLASTIAGPVHRLAAAAEQVRYGTRARAEIPDFSDRNDEIGHLSRALRDMTRALYLRIEAIESFAADVAHELKNPLTSLKSAVETLPLVKRPEDRARLIAIVQQDVERLNRLITDISDASRLDAELARTDVEPVDIAQLLETVVSLSNEVRRDGEPRVELAIAPTDDPAAYFVAGRDTRLGQVVNNLVDNAKSFSPPEGTVRVSARRLRQEIEILVDDDGPGIPQENAHRIFERFYTDRGDRAAFGSHSGLGLSISRQIVEAHGGRIWAENRKKRSGEIAGARFGVRLPAFHE, from the coding sequence ATGACAGCAGAGGCCGACCAGCGCTGGCAGAGCGAGGAAGAGACCGAGGCGCCGGCCGGGCCATCCAGCCGCCGTGGCTCCCGGCTCGGCGGCTATGTCCTCGACCATGCCTTCTCCAGCCTCACCCGCCGCATCGCCATCCTCAACCTGGCGGGGCTGGTGGCGATGGTCACGGCCATCCTGTATCTCAACCAGTTTCGCGAAGGCCTGATCGACGCTCGCGTGCAGAGCCTGCTGACGCAAGGCGAGATCATCGCCGGTGCGATCTCGGCCTCGGCCGTCGCCGATCCGGAGGCGCTGCGGATCGACCCGGAGATGCTGCTCAAGCTCGACCAGGGTCAGAGCATGTCCCCCACCGACGAGCAGCTCGGCGTCATCGAATTCCTGATCAACCCGGAGAAGGTGGCGCCGATCCTGAGGCGCCTGATCTCGCCCACCCGGACTCGGGCGCGCATCTACGACCGCGACGGGGTCCTGGTGCTGGATTCCCGGCACATATTCGCCCGCGGACAGATCCTGCGCTACGAACTGCCCCCTCCCTCCAGCGACCGGCCGAACTGGTTCGTACGGGCCTGGGAGGATGTGCGTCTGTGGCTGCGCCGCGGCGACCTGCCGCTCTACGAGGAGATCGGACCGGTCGGCGGCCGCAGCTATGCCGAGGTCGACGCGGCCCTGAACGGATCCTCGGCCAGCATCGTCAGGGTCAACGACAAGGGTGAGCTGATCGTTTCCGTTGCCGTGCCGATCCAGCGCTTCCGGGCGGTGCACGGCGCGCTGCTGCTGTCCACGGAGGGCGGCGACATCGACGCCATCGTGGCCGCAGAGCGCCTTGCCATCCTGCGGATATTTCTCGTCGCCGCCGTCGTGACGCTCGGCCTGTCGATCCTGCTCGCCTCGACCATCGCCGGCCCGGTCCATCGTCTCGCCGCAGCCGCCGAACAGGTGCGCTACGGAACGCGGGCGAGGGCCGAGATTCCGGACTTCTCGGACCGCAACGACGAGATCGGCCACCTGTCCCGGGCGCTGCGCGACATGACGCGGGCGCTCTACCTGCGCATCGAGGCGATCGAGAGCTTCGCCGCGGACGTGGCGCATGAGCTCAAGAATCCGCTCACTTCGCTGAAGAGCGCGGTCGAGACGCTGCCCCTGGTCAAGCGGCCGGAGGATCGTGCCCGGCTCATCGCCATCGTCCAGCAGGACGTCGAACGGCTGAACCGTCTGATCACCGACATCTCCGACGCCTCGCGGCTCGACGCCGAACTCGCCCGCACCGATGTCGAACCGGTCGATATCGCCCAGCTGCTCGAGACGGTCGTCTCGCTCAGCAACGAAGTCCGGCGGGATGGCGAGCCGCGGGTCGAGCTTGCCATCGCCCCGACCGATGATCCGGCCGCCTACTTCGTCGCAGGCCGCGACACGAGGCTCGGGCAGGTGGTCAACAATCTCGTCGACAACGCCAAATCCTTCTCGCCGCCCGAGGGCACGGTGCGCGTGTCGGCACGTCGGCTGCGGCAGGAGATCGAGATACTCGTCGACGACGACGGGCCTGGCATCCCGCAGGAGAATGCCCACCGCATCTTCGAGCGCTTCTATACCGATCGCGGCGACCGTGCCGCGTTCGGCAGCCATTCCGGACTCGGGCTGTCCATCTCGCGCCAGATCGTCGAGGCGCATGGCGGACGGATCTGGGCTGAGAATCGCAAGAAGCGCTCGGGCGAGATAGCAGGCGCCCGGTTCGGCGTTCGCCTGCCGGCGTTCCATGAATAG
- a CDS encoding HPr kinase/phosphorylase, with protein sequence MIRGSATGSAAPVLVQGTCVLIGRTAVLIRGRPGSGKSSLAAGLLHQTCSRRCIRLVADDAVHLRPASGRLIAVCPAPISGLLELRGVGLVATAETDRAVVSAVVDLVAADRVDRLPEPAFTRLLCIELPRLALPERGQLNAALLLAWFDRLAPGQGSVRHLAGAASLHHSIRA encoded by the coding sequence ATGATCCGTGGCAGCGCCACTGGCAGCGCGGCGCCCGTCCTCGTGCAAGGCACCTGCGTCTTGATCGGCCGCACCGCGGTGCTGATCCGCGGTCGCCCCGGCAGCGGCAAGTCCTCGCTGGCCGCCGGCCTCCTGCATCAGACCTGCTCACGCCGCTGCATTCGCCTCGTCGCGGACGACGCGGTCCATCTGCGCCCGGCGTCGGGACGGCTGATCGCGGTCTGCCCGGCACCGATCAGCGGTTTGCTCGAACTGCGCGGCGTCGGCCTGGTGGCGACCGCGGAAACGGATCGGGCGGTCGTCTCGGCGGTCGTCGATCTGGTCGCCGCCGACCGGGTCGACCGGCTGCCGGAGCCCGCCTTCACCCGCCTCCTGTGCATCGAGTTGCCCCGCCTCGCGCTGCCCGAACGCGGTCAGCTCAACGCCGCGCTCCTGCTCGCCTGGTTCGATCGGCTCGCGCCGGGCCAGGGGTCGGTCCGGCACCTCGCCGGAGCGGCTTCGCTGCACCACAGCATTCGGGCTTGA
- a CDS encoding PTS sugar transporter subunit IIA, translating into MIGLVVVSHGRLAAEFRAALEHVVGPQDQFETISIGPDDDMEQRRNDILAAVSRVDSGSGVIVLTDMFGGTPSNLAISVMDSANVEVVAGVNLPMLIKLASIRADVSLQTAGIMARDAGRKYISVASEVLSGGK; encoded by the coding sequence ATGATCGGTCTTGTAGTCGTAAGTCACGGCCGCCTCGCCGCAGAGTTTCGTGCGGCGCTTGAACACGTGGTCGGTCCGCAGGATCAGTTCGAGACGATCTCCATTGGTCCGGACGACGACATGGAGCAGCGGCGCAACGACATTCTCGCCGCCGTGTCCAGGGTCGACAGCGGCAGCGGCGTGATCGTCCTCACCGACATGTTCGGCGGAACACCGTCCAACCTCGCCATTTCCGTGATGGATAGCGCGAATGTCGAGGTCGTTGCCGGGGTCAACCTGCCGATGCTCATCAAGCTCGCCAGCATTCGTGCCGACGTCAGCCTCCAGACGGCCGGCATCATGGCCCGGGACGCGGGACGCAAGTACATCAGCGTGGCGAGCGAAGTGCTGTCGGGCGGCAAGTGA
- a CDS encoding HPr family phosphocarrier protein — MDRNGRTERIVEIVNQRGLHARASAKFVRCAVQFDAEILVTRDGQSVAGTSIMGLLALGAGPGSQIGIAAEGPEAEAAVAALSRLVEERFGEE; from the coding sequence ATGGATCGAAACGGCCGGACCGAGCGGATCGTCGAGATCGTCAACCAACGCGGGCTGCATGCCCGCGCCTCGGCCAAGTTCGTCCGCTGCGCGGTGCAGTTCGACGCAGAAATCCTTGTCACGCGGGACGGACAGTCGGTTGCCGGCACCTCGATCATGGGCCTGCTCGCGCTCGGCGCGGGGCCGGGGAGTCAGATCGGCATCGCCGCCGAGGGGCCGGAAGCCGAGGCGGCGGTGGCAGCCCTGAGCCGGCTGGTCGAGGAGCGCTTCGGCGAGGAATGA
- the ahcY gene encoding adenosylhomocysteinase yields the protein MNADYVVKDLSLADWGRKEIEIAETEMPGLMATREEYGPLQPLKGARVSGSLHMTIQTAVLIETLQALGAQVRWASCNIFSTQDHAAAAIAATGTPVFAVKGETLAEYWDYIDRIFQWPNGETANMILDDGGDATLYILLGAKAEKDISALPTPSNEEEEALVATIRRRLAASPGFFTRTRDAIKGVSEETTTGVLRLYEMQKRGELPFPAINVNDSVTKSKFDNKYGCRESLVDGIRRATDVMMAGKVAVVAGYGDVGKGSAQSLAGAGARVVVTEIDPICALQAAMDGFAVTTMEEAVTIGDIFVTATGNRDVLTLDHMRAMKDMAIVCNIGHFDNEIQVHALRNYKWTNIKPQVDMIHFPDGKRMILLSEGRLVNLGNATGHPSFVMSASFTNQTLAQIELWTNNSRYENRVYVLPKRLDEKVAALHLAKLGVKLTRLTKAQADYIGVSQDGPYKSDHYRY from the coding sequence ATGAATGCCGACTACGTAGTCAAGGATCTTTCGCTCGCCGATTGGGGACGCAAGGAAATCGAGATCGCCGAGACCGAAATGCCCGGCCTGATGGCCACACGGGAGGAGTACGGCCCATTGCAGCCGCTCAAGGGCGCGCGCGTCTCCGGCTCGCTGCACATGACGATCCAGACCGCCGTCTTGATCGAGACCCTGCAGGCATTGGGCGCGCAGGTCCGCTGGGCTTCGTGCAACATCTTCTCCACCCAGGATCACGCCGCCGCCGCGATCGCGGCCACCGGGACGCCGGTATTCGCCGTGAAGGGCGAGACGCTTGCCGAGTACTGGGACTACATCGACCGCATCTTCCAGTGGCCGAACGGCGAGACGGCCAACATGATCCTCGACGACGGCGGCGACGCGACGCTCTATATCCTGCTCGGCGCCAAGGCCGAGAAGGACATCTCCGCCCTGCCGACGCCCTCCAACGAGGAGGAGGAGGCGCTGGTTGCCACGATAAGGCGGCGCCTCGCCGCCTCGCCCGGGTTCTTCACCCGCACCCGCGACGCCATCAAGGGCGTTTCCGAGGAGACCACCACCGGCGTGTTGCGCCTCTACGAGATGCAGAAGCGGGGCGAGCTGCCCTTCCCGGCGATCAACGTCAACGACTCCGTGACCAAGTCGAAGTTCGACAACAAGTACGGCTGCCGCGAATCCCTGGTCGACGGCATCCGTCGCGCCACCGACGTCATGATGGCCGGCAAGGTTGCCGTGGTCGCGGGCTACGGCGATGTCGGCAAGGGCTCCGCCCAGTCGCTCGCGGGAGCCGGCGCCCGCGTCGTCGTCACCGAGATCGACCCGATCTGCGCGCTGCAGGCGGCGATGGACGGCTTCGCCGTAACGACCATGGAGGAGGCCGTCACGATCGGCGACATCTTCGTCACCGCGACCGGCAACAGGGACGTGCTGACCCTGGACCACATGCGGGCGATGAAGGACATGGCCATCGTCTGCAACATCGGCCACTTCGACAACGAGATCCAGGTCCATGCCCTGCGCAACTACAAGTGGACCAACATCAAGCCGCAGGTGGACATGATCCACTTCCCCGACGGCAAGCGGATGATCCTGCTCTCCGAGGGCCGTCTGGTGAATCTCGGCAATGCCACCGGCCATCCGAGCTTCGTGATGTCGGCCTCGTTCACCAACCAAACCCTCGCCCAGATCGAGCTGTGGACCAACAACAGCCGCTACGAGAACAGGGTCTACGTGCTGCCGAAGCGGCTCGACGAGAAGGTCGCCGCGCTGCATCTGGCCAAGCTCGGCGTGAAGCTGACCAGGCTCACCAAGGCGCAGGCCGACTATATCGGGGTGTCGCAGGACGGGCCCTACAAGTCCGACCACTACCGGTACTGA
- a CDS encoding ATP-binding protein, which yields MTSSRRAKVRLRPVTGLAGGLSAVLLASYAPATGQTPGPMEEARAGIEAFLASINFQIRQEELAALSLLFGILAFAVTVAILLVRTRRRLAEEIRLGAERTAELNARIDRAEMLLSAEQQALVVWMADSETPEIHAEPGRSKALPPRDGDLLAFGKWLEPESALELEAAVALLRGRGESFNLMLRTRSGGHVEADGRTAGGRAVLRLRDLAGQRRELAEIYDGYKRLMRENETFRTLLEALPAPVWLADADDRTTWTNTAFRRAHGETGSDTGARAFLTEEARRSLAAARDETGVGHIQMARSIDNVQRVFDLYEVATARCAGGIAIDITDLERLSRELSRREDVHARTLNQISAGIAVFGPDRRLAFYNRAFREIWSLEDDFLAGAPGYGEILDRLRGAGRLPEQADYRDWRSRQLAIFDARSPQSTDDQALWHLPDGRVLRAARNRQSDGAVACLFEDISVALDLESRLVAATRVQRETLEALDEGIVVFGSDGRMRLHNPAFAAIWKLSPEGLGGLPHVEEVIGWCRSLHDDRKVWEMLRGAVTGLTDSREAATARLERRDGSVIDMRVLPLPDGGTLVVFTDISASARMERALRDRNEALLTAARIKNEFVHKVSYELRAPLTNIIGFAQLMNDMPEAELGERQREYTGYILSSSSALLAIINDILDLATIDAGVMELEIAQVDIRGAALAAADALRDRSAEASITLDIRIPEDIGAFEADEKRIRQILFNLLSNAIGFSESGQTVRLEARRPDPETVAFTVADEGRGIPKEVRDAVFERFESYSQGARYRGPGLGLSIVKSFVELHGGTVDLVSEPGRGTTVTCTFPARHRARGAADARMMEPAAATVYTLPRRTPPANEPRPSEEGLGRHPV from the coding sequence ATGACTTCGAGCCGGCGGGCGAAGGTGCGCTTGCGGCCGGTTACCGGTCTCGCCGGGGGGCTGTCTGCCGTCCTGCTCGCCTCCTACGCCCCGGCCACCGGCCAGACCCCGGGTCCCATGGAGGAGGCTCGCGCCGGCATTGAAGCGTTTCTGGCCTCCATCAACTTTCAGATCCGTCAGGAAGAGCTTGCGGCGCTCAGCCTCCTGTTCGGGATCCTCGCCTTCGCGGTGACGGTGGCGATCCTGCTGGTCCGCACACGTCGGCGGCTTGCCGAGGAAATCCGCCTTGGAGCGGAACGCACGGCGGAGCTGAATGCCCGTATCGACCGTGCCGAGATGCTGCTGTCGGCCGAGCAGCAGGCGCTCGTCGTCTGGATGGCGGACAGCGAGACCCCGGAGATTCACGCCGAGCCGGGGCGCTCGAAGGCGTTGCCGCCGCGCGACGGCGATCTGCTTGCCTTCGGGAAATGGCTCGAGCCGGAGTCCGCACTCGAACTGGAGGCGGCCGTGGCGCTGCTGCGTGGCCGCGGCGAGAGCTTCAACCTCATGCTCCGCACGCGATCCGGCGGACATGTCGAGGCCGACGGACGCACCGCCGGCGGACGTGCGGTGCTGCGGCTGCGGGACCTGGCCGGCCAACGTCGCGAGCTGGCCGAGATCTATGATGGCTACAAGCGGCTGATGCGCGAGAACGAGACGTTCCGGACGTTGCTCGAGGCCCTGCCCGCTCCGGTCTGGCTTGCCGATGCCGACGACCGTACCACCTGGACGAACACGGCCTTCCGACGGGCGCACGGCGAGACCGGTTCGGACACCGGCGCGCGTGCATTCCTCACCGAAGAGGCGCGGCGCAGCCTCGCGGCGGCACGCGATGAGACCGGCGTCGGCCACATCCAGATGGCGCGTTCGATCGACAACGTGCAGCGGGTCTTCGACCTGTACGAGGTCGCCACTGCCCGCTGTGCCGGCGGCATCGCCATCGACATTACCGATCTGGAACGGCTGAGCCGGGAGCTGTCGCGGCGCGAGGACGTCCACGCCCGGACCCTCAACCAGATTTCCGCCGGCATCGCCGTGTTCGGGCCGGATCGTCGGCTCGCCTTCTACAACCGTGCCTTCCGCGAGATCTGGTCGCTGGAGGACGACTTCCTCGCCGGAGCTCCGGGCTACGGCGAGATTCTCGACCGCCTGCGCGGGGCCGGACGCCTGCCCGAACAGGCCGACTACCGCGACTGGCGCAGCCGCCAGCTGGCAATCTTCGACGCCCGCTCGCCGCAATCCACCGACGACCAGGCGCTGTGGCACCTGCCGGACGGGCGCGTGCTGCGGGCTGCGCGCAATCGCCAGAGTGACGGCGCGGTCGCCTGCCTGTTCGAGGACATCAGCGTCGCCCTCGACCTGGAAAGCCGCCTCGTCGCCGCGACCCGGGTGCAACGTGAGACACTCGAGGCGCTCGACGAGGGGATCGTCGTGTTCGGCAGCGATGGCCGGATGCGTCTCCACAATCCGGCCTTCGCGGCGATCTGGAAACTGTCGCCGGAAGGCCTCGGCGGGCTGCCGCACGTCGAGGAGGTGATCGGCTGGTGCCGCAGCCTGCACGACGATCGGAAGGTCTGGGAGATGCTGCGCGGCGCGGTCACCGGCCTGACCGACAGCCGCGAGGCAGCAACCGCACGGCTGGAACGGCGCGACGGCAGCGTCATCGACATGCGCGTCCTGCCGCTGCCCGACGGCGGCACGCTCGTCGTGTTTACCGACATCAGCGCGTCGGCCCGCATGGAACGGGCCCTGCGCGACCGCAACGAGGCGCTGCTCACGGCCGCGCGCATCAAGAACGAGTTCGTCCACAAGGTGTCCTACGAACTGCGCGCACCGCTGACCAACATCATCGGCTTCGCCCAGTTGATGAACGACATGCCCGAGGCCGAACTCGGCGAGCGCCAGCGCGAATACACCGGTTACATCCTGTCCTCGTCGAGCGCGCTGCTCGCCATCATCAACGACATTCTCGATCTGGCCACGATCGATGCCGGGGTGATGGAGCTCGAGATTGCACAGGTCGACATCCGCGGCGCCGCACTCGCCGCCGCCGATGCCTTGCGCGACCGGAGCGCGGAAGCGTCGATCACGCTCGACATCCGCATCCCCGAGGACATCGGCGCCTTCGAGGCCGATGAGAAACGGATCCGCCAGATCCTGTTCAACCTGCTGTCCAACGCGATCGGATTCAGCGAGTCCGGCCAGACGGTGCGGCTCGAGGCACGGCGTCCGGACCCGGAAACGGTCGCCTTCACCGTGGCCGACGAGGGACGTGGCATCCCCAAGGAGGTGCGTGACGCCGTGTTCGAGCGCTTCGAGAGCTATTCCCAAGGCGCGAGATACCGCGGCCCCGGACTCGGTCTGTCGATCGTCAAGAGTTTCGTCGAGTTGCACGGCGGCACGGTCGATCTCGTCTCCGAGCCGGGTCGCGGCACCACCGTGACCTGCACCTTCCCGGCCCGTCATCGCGCGCGCGGCGCGGCAGACGCCAGAATGATGGAACCCGCTGCCGCGACGGTCTATACCCTGCCACGCCGAACGCCGCCGGCTAACGAGCCGCGGCCGTCGGAGGAAGGGCTGGGCCGTCATCCGGTCTAG
- the tsaE gene encoding tRNA (adenosine(37)-N6)-threonylcarbamoyltransferase complex ATPase subunit type 1 TsaE: MHPHESTIPAGTAVRLRSQAETERLAEAVAASARAGDHILLSGDLGAGKSTFARALIRAVADQSRLDVPSPTFTLVQDYDLPRLRVLHLDLYRIGDPRELDELGIDDLAPAALVVVEWSERAPGRFAGNVLEVSLALDPAAPQERTAWLRGEGSWTERLARLLEVREAIAAMGFGDWSRSFIQGDASSRRYERLGRDGQTAILMDAPARPDPGIGEVPYSRVAHLAESVTPFVAMATALRARGFSAPAILGADLAAGVLVTEDLGREGILDAEGRPLEDRYAAAIDLLSALHDMALPDLLEVPGARPYRLPAYDHAAMLVEVSLLLDWYVPLATGERLPQHAVTRFREIWDDLLFELDDPSARPVWVLRDYHSPNLMWLPQRQGIARVGILDMQDAVMGPPAYDVASLVFDARVDIPDRMWRELYSRYVASRQIADAAFDAEAFDKRFAILAAQRNTKILGIFARLAERDGKRGYLRHIPRIRGYLAHALSHPVLGALRGWYETHLADQDNWLPGT, translated from the coding sequence GTGCACCCGCACGAATCGACCATCCCCGCAGGCACTGCAGTGCGGCTGCGCTCGCAGGCCGAAACCGAGCGTCTCGCCGAAGCGGTCGCAGCGTCCGCGCGCGCCGGCGACCACATCCTGCTGTCCGGCGATCTCGGAGCCGGCAAATCGACCTTCGCCCGGGCGCTGATCCGGGCGGTTGCCGACCAGTCCCGGCTCGACGTGCCGAGCCCGACCTTCACCCTGGTGCAGGACTACGACCTGCCGCGTCTGCGCGTCCTGCATCTCGATCTGTACCGCATCGGCGATCCCCGCGAGCTCGACGAGCTCGGCATCGACGACCTGGCTCCGGCCGCCCTCGTTGTGGTCGAATGGTCCGAGCGGGCGCCCGGCCGGTTCGCCGGCAACGTCCTGGAAGTGTCGCTCGCGCTCGATCCGGCCGCCCCGCAGGAGCGCACGGCGTGGCTGCGGGGAGAGGGCAGCTGGACGGAGCGGCTCGCGCGATTGCTGGAGGTCCGCGAGGCGATCGCGGCGATGGGCTTTGGCGACTGGTCGCGCAGCTTCATCCAGGGCGATGCCTCGAGCCGGCGCTACGAAAGACTGGGTCGCGACGGCCAGACCGCCATCCTGATGGATGCCCCGGCCCGACCGGATCCCGGCATCGGCGAGGTGCCCTACAGCCGTGTCGCGCACCTGGCCGAATCGGTGACCCCATTCGTGGCCATGGCGACGGCGCTGCGCGCCCGGGGCTTCTCCGCGCCGGCGATCCTTGGGGCCGACCTCGCCGCCGGGGTGCTCGTCACCGAGGATCTTGGCCGCGAGGGCATTCTCGACGCCGAGGGCCGCCCCCTCGAGGATCGCTACGCCGCCGCCATCGACCTGCTCTCGGCGCTGCACGACATGGCGCTGCCCGACCTGCTTGAGGTACCCGGAGCCCGGCCCTACCGTCTGCCGGCCTATGATCATGCCGCGATGCTGGTCGAGGTGTCGTTGCTGCTCGACTGGTATGTCCCTCTGGCGACCGGAGAACGGCTGCCGCAGCATGCCGTGACACGGTTCCGGGAAATCTGGGACGATTTGCTGTTCGAGCTGGACGATCCGTCGGCGCGGCCGGTCTGGGTCCTGCGCGATTACCACTCGCCGAACCTGATGTGGCTGCCGCAACGGCAGGGCATCGCCCGGGTCGGCATCCTCGACATGCAGGACGCAGTGATGGGGCCACCGGCCTACGACGTCGCCTCGCTCGTCTTCGACGCTCGGGTCGACATCCCGGACCGGATGTGGCGCGAGCTCTATTCCCGTTACGTGGCGAGCCGTCAGATCGCCGATGCCGCCTTCGATGCGGAGGCTTTCGACAAGCGCTTCGCGATCCTCGCAGCCCAGCGCAACACCAAGATCCTCGGCATCTTCGCGCGTCTGGCCGAACGCGATGGCAAGCGCGGCTATCTGCGGCACATTCCCCGCATCCGCGGCTATCTTGCTCATGCCCTGTCGCACCCGGTTCTCGGCGCGCTGCGGGGTTGGTACGAGACACATCTCGCGGATCAGGACAACTGGCTTCCAGGCACGTGA
- a CDS encoding nucleotidyltransferase family protein, whose translation MTVMNGGGAAPRNSACVTAPTTAMVLAAGLGTRMRPITERLPKPLVPVAGRPLIDQVLDRLAAAGVREAVVNVHHLADQIEAHLSGRQVPRIRISDERDGLLDTGGGIVRALPMLGPGPFYLANTDSLWIEGARPLLGRLAEAWQDDRMDGLLVLAPTVTASGYGGTGDFLLDTAGRLTRRPERTTAPFAYTGVAILSPRLFDDAPNGRFSLNLLFDRAIATGRLHGLRLDGLWMHVGTPSAIAEAETMIENSVL comes from the coding sequence ATGACCGTGATGAATGGCGGCGGCGCCGCACCACGCAACTCAGCCTGCGTGACAGCTCCGACGACCGCGATGGTGCTGGCCGCAGGACTTGGCACACGGATGCGGCCGATCACCGAGCGGCTGCCGAAGCCGCTGGTGCCCGTCGCCGGCCGCCCGCTGATCGATCAGGTTCTCGACCGGCTGGCCGCAGCCGGCGTCCGCGAGGCGGTCGTCAACGTCCACCATCTTGCGGATCAGATCGAGGCGCATCTGAGCGGCCGTCAGGTGCCGAGGATCCGGATCTCGGACGAGCGCGACGGGCTTCTCGATACCGGCGGCGGCATCGTCCGCGCGCTGCCCATGCTCGGGCCCGGTCCGTTCTACCTCGCCAACACCGATTCGCTCTGGATCGAGGGGGCGCGGCCGCTGCTCGGGCGGCTTGCCGAGGCCTGGCAGGACGACCGGATGGACGGTCTGCTGGTCCTCGCTCCGACCGTCACCGCGTCGGGCTACGGCGGCACCGGCGACTTCCTGCTCGACACGGCCGGGCGGCTGACGCGGCGTCCGGAGCGGACGACGGCACCCTTTGCCTACACCGGGGTGGCGATCCTCTCGCCGCGGCTGTTCGACGACGCGCCCAATGGCCGCTTCTCGCTCAACCTGCTGTTCGACCGCGCCATCGCGACTGGCCGGCTGCACGGTCTGCGGCTCGATGGACTGTGGATGCATGTCGGCACACCGTCGGCCATCGCCGAGGCGGAAACGATGATCGAGAACAGCGTCTTGTGA